From one Candidatus Ancaeobacter aquaticus genomic stretch:
- a CDS encoding phosphotransferase yields MCKNRVFLKLIGFLVLWIFLLQQIGWTDFSRYTLAPKFDRHTLEDMKEEADERLAQMSFILSESDKRAIEKLNKLLGGVRAMNTKKGFFAADEKRIKRTHYLISQLSRILKQYYDIDYKIDDTASNVDFLVQGSSTSIIPIMLTLTNGQRYVLKGCGPELYKNTPEDIKFIISTQNEMRRCRFPVPELKKTNSQNGNPLDYTIKFMGRYWMLEEFRSEGEYKEEFRWQPDKVDSVLRLAAQIQNRLNPRRLFGRRIPKRPMVDYITGHKDIVFSKAAQNGLGERQALFDQNNKFISAQHKLVKENLKIPEDDYVFIHSDLDTNVRHGPNGTISTIYDMASVRYDYKLRELNVIIMNVLTDDPATLYENLLRFMCVYQRELDPDKKLSNKELTFFIKYGLRSFFLIDAYLYAFGSREIDYASAVKVLDSFKMYANLFDTDKKIAQFIDQINKVQILAQVPKKVAEEFGLDVQNIRTISGGGAMASRPIFVLSTPGGQIPIKRLNVFNEEGAKLIIHYMLYLQSNGIPIKIMPKKGTDGSKLAHYYTKVLIKETGKYEYYHIERWGEGRQISRADASNLPETLKAVGRMLGKIHKLSRNYKSPYQSHPKSYSFSRTVGRIVDPAEQWRQKIKNYLSEKESELLDRVTEEVRNYWTSERFNSFLQHMIPSDLNFANLIFDESGIDIIQSIDWDQIRVACPLEDFFATLIQTGRREEGLYVGPLRDDLNIFLEGYKETAGDIFTDEDRLRLPAFFNTPILVHMFYNAIFLDEAPSLHAKNLSKIKMQLKTLKDIRSELGTIPEAEKALESYQLELTKSSEEPGPAAIDKSLNESQDADALLGASL; encoded by the coding sequence ATGTGTAAAAATAGAGTGTTTTTAAAGTTGATTGGCTTCTTAGTATTGTGGATTTTTCTGCTTCAGCAGATTGGATGGACAGACTTCTCTCGGTATACCCTTGCCCCTAAGTTTGATCGCCATACTCTTGAAGATATGAAAGAAGAAGCTGACGAGAGACTTGCGCAGATGTCATTCATTTTATCCGAATCCGACAAACGTGCGATTGAGAAGCTGAATAAATTACTTGGTGGTGTCAGGGCTATGAACACAAAAAAGGGTTTTTTTGCTGCGGATGAAAAAAGAATCAAAAGAACGCATTATTTAATTTCCCAGTTATCCAGGATACTGAAACAATATTATGACATTGATTATAAGATTGACGACACCGCTTCGAATGTGGATTTTCTGGTGCAGGGCAGTTCGACATCAATAATACCTATTATGTTGACTTTGACAAACGGCCAGAGGTATGTTTTGAAAGGATGCGGTCCGGAACTCTACAAGAACACTCCGGAAGATATTAAATTTATTATCAGCACTCAGAATGAGATGAGAAGATGTAGATTTCCTGTCCCTGAGCTTAAAAAGACAAATTCGCAAAATGGCAATCCGCTTGATTATACTATTAAGTTTATGGGAAGGTATTGGATGTTGGAAGAATTCAGAAGTGAGGGTGAATATAAAGAAGAATTTCGCTGGCAACCTGACAAAGTTGATAGTGTCCTTCGTCTTGCAGCCCAGATCCAAAATAGGCTAAATCCTCGGAGACTATTTGGCAGACGTATACCTAAACGTCCTATGGTGGATTATATAACCGGCCATAAAGATATAGTTTTTAGTAAAGCTGCCCAAAACGGTCTTGGGGAAAGACAGGCTCTATTCGATCAGAACAACAAATTTATTTCTGCCCAGCACAAATTGGTTAAGGAAAATCTTAAGATACCCGAAGATGATTATGTCTTCATTCACTCTGATCTGGACACCAACGTCAGGCACGGCCCAAATGGCACTATCTCAACTATATATGATATGGCTTCAGTGAGGTATGATTATAAGCTTAGAGAGCTTAATGTGATTATTATGAATGTTTTGACAGATGATCCTGCGACGTTGTACGAAAATCTTTTGCGGTTTATGTGCGTATATCAAAGAGAGCTGGATCCGGATAAAAAACTTTCAAACAAAGAACTCACTTTTTTTATTAAATATGGTCTTAGGAGTTTTTTTCTGATAGACGCATATTTGTATGCCTTTGGTTCTAGAGAGATCGATTATGCAAGTGCTGTGAAGGTATTGGATTCATTCAAGATGTATGCGAATTTATTCGACACGGATAAAAAGATCGCACAATTTATCGATCAAATCAATAAGGTTCAAATCTTAGCACAAGTACCCAAAAAAGTTGCAGAAGAATTTGGCTTAGATGTACAAAATATTAGAACGATATCAGGTGGGGGTGCAATGGCTAGCAGACCGATTTTTGTTCTTTCTACTCCTGGTGGTCAAATACCAATTAAACGACTGAACGTTTTTAATGAAGAGGGAGCAAAACTTATTATACATTACATGTTGTATTTACAGAGCAACGGTATCCCGATAAAAATAATGCCTAAAAAGGGTACTGATGGGAGTAAGCTAGCGCACTATTATACAAAAGTGTTAATTAAAGAAACTGGGAAGTATGAATATTACCATATTGAACGTTGGGGGGAGGGCAGACAAATATCCCGTGCTGATGCATCAAATTTGCCGGAAACTTTAAAGGCAGTTGGCCGTATGTTGGGGAAAATTCATAAATTGTCTAGAAACTATAAGAGTCCTTACCAAAGTCACCCTAAATCTTACTCCTTTTCTAGAACGGTAGGGCGAATAGTTGATCCCGCAGAACAATGGAGACAAAAGATTAAAAATTACTTGTCAGAGAAAGAATCTGAGTTGTTGGACCGTGTAACGGAGGAGGTTCGTAATTATTGGACTTCTGAACGTTTTAACTCTTTTTTGCAACATATGATTCCATCCGACCTTAACTTTGCAAACCTTATATTTGATGAATCGGGCATTGACATTATTCAATCTATTGATTGGGACCAAATAAGGGTTGCTTGTCCGTTGGAGGACTTCTTTGCAACGCTAATTCAAACAGGCCGAAGAGAGGAAGGTCTTTATGTGGGGCCATTAAGGGATGATTTGAATATTTTTTTAGAAGGTTACAAGGAAACTGCTGGTGATATTTTTACGGATGAAGATCGTTTGAGGCTTCCTGCTTTTTTTAATACCCCGATTCTTGTTCATATGTTTTATAATGCAATATTTCTTGACGAAGCCCCTAGTCTACATGCAAAAAATCTTTCAAAAATTAAAATGCAGCTCAAAACACTAAAAGATATCCGATCTGAGTTAGGAACAATACCAGAAGCTGAAAAGGCTTTAGAATCTTACCAGTTAGAACTTACTAAATCTTCGGAAGAACCAGGACCAGCTGCAATTGACAAATCTTTAAATGAATCTCAAGATGCAGATGCTTTGTTAGGAGCTAGTTTATAA